A single Numenius arquata chromosome 1, bNumArq3.hap1.1, whole genome shotgun sequence DNA region contains:
- the TASL gene encoding TLR adapter interacting with SLC15A4 on the lysosome, giving the protein MLSEGYLYRITYLCEDLNPELYSKSSAEEVVYEMRSMNYSSTDEAQGKSLLQRCRSAGKCISSVCSRGSKHSRRQKDNLLQPTQQPVSTGQLSPAVHVCERLAKKDTYLVPSSCKSICKNYNDLHIAGDYVVPISSVTTDFACDSGIGPFLESSEIPPPMESMRVPPSSDTIRKPVQGYSSCWRLASLVPHQQPLSDSALNDYLEQKLLELYKQYIMDSTANRASPTQILASELIMTNVDQISTQISRERNMETTKAKDIVISRFLQIASEKISSEMSTPSLHISPYSHTNA; this is encoded by the coding sequence ATGCTGTCAGAAGGTTACCTATACAGAATCACCTATCTTTGTGAAGACCTGAACCCTGAGCTCTACAGCAAGAGTTCGGCCGAGGAAGTGGTGTATGAAATGAGGTCCATGAATTATTCTTCCACAGACGAAGCACAAGGAAAAAGCCTCCTTCAGAGATGCAGATCTGCTGGCAAGTGCATTTCCTCAGTCTGCTCTAGAGGCAGCAAGCACAGCAGAAGGCAGAAGGATAATCTCCTACAGCCTACACAGCAGCCCGTGTCCACAGGGCAGCTGTCTCCAGCTGTACATGTCTGTGAGAGGCTGGCAAAGAAAGACACCTACCTGGTTCCGTCTTCCTGCAAAAGCATTTGCAAGAACTACAATGATTTGCATATAGCCGGGGACTACGTGGTGCCAATTAGCTCAGTCACGACagattttgcctgtgacagtggCATAGGCCCCTTCTTGGAGTCCTCAGAGATTCCTCCCCCCATGGAGTCCATGAGGGTCCCCCCCTCCAGTGACACCATCCGCAAGCCAGTCCAAGGCTATTCCTCGTGCTGGCGGCTGGCAAGCTtagtgccccaccagcagcccctctcTGACTCAGCCCTGAACGACTACCTCGAGCAGAAGCTTCTAGAACTCTATAAGCAGTACATCATGGACAGCACAGCAAACAGGGCATCCCCCACTCAGATCCTGGCCTCGGAGCTTATCATGACTAACGTAGATCAAATCAGCACGCAGATATCCCGGGAGAGGAATATGGAGACCACCAAGGCCAAAGACATTGTCATTAGCCGCTTCTTACAAATAGCCagtgaaaaaatatcttcagaaatgAGCACACCTAGTCTGCATATTTCCCCATATAGCCACACTAATGCATAG